In one window of Posidoniimonas corsicana DNA:
- a CDS encoding DUF1570 domain-containing protein: protein MRPVRPAALLLLLLACALLCPAPACAQRRSAEDLRERARERARDFEDMRERLENPNAPRGPSRRGGDGLETAGEDDYDDEGPGVSPAQGVVERKLSGLAKVKSTPAKARTTYVRDADGQTVVAQVSCELGDKRMIVLPDGRADFVSRSATRPCDQPFRSATLQQLEDRLRDEGFNDYTFVHDGYYLYAYKCSEGFYHHTRSILSSMLSGVVTQLRDWGLEVERPKTPLVVVIFPDRKSFDAHDRMPAEVAAYYSALSNWVYLYEDTRLWDAAPEFAMKQFAYTVAHEGIHQVLHNTGIQQRLSRWPAWVSEGLPEYFSPLNVSSKVVRQGKSEMPERVLRWQGPGRVNDIRMHELIGGDSGGSGRLVKEAVSYQNLTSYGYAISWGLVHYLASRETDAFAAYLRDLAETPPLQGDHNQRSGPDPLFVKHFGEDFESVENRVKRHLTGSKIQKQYKDPIENQTYYVIKRIYKKQRTFYTTVVLTRSPDAARNWRDKEMKRMEEIGEEAAFYTIICDNADEARYQIRKLSQ from the coding sequence ATGCGTCCCGTCCGCCCCGCTGCGCTGCTGCTCTTGCTGCTTGCGTGTGCCCTGCTCTGCCCCGCCCCCGCCTGCGCGCAACGGAGGTCCGCCGAGGACCTGCGGGAACGGGCCCGCGAGCGTGCCCGCGACTTCGAGGACATGCGTGAGCGGCTGGAGAACCCCAACGCGCCCCGCGGCCCCAGCCGCCGTGGGGGCGACGGCCTCGAAACCGCCGGCGAGGACGACTACGACGACGAGGGCCCGGGCGTCTCGCCGGCGCAGGGGGTCGTCGAACGCAAGCTGTCCGGCCTGGCGAAGGTCAAGTCCACGCCCGCCAAGGCCCGCACCACCTACGTCCGTGACGCCGACGGGCAGACGGTCGTGGCCCAGGTGTCGTGCGAGCTGGGCGACAAGCGGATGATCGTGCTGCCCGACGGCCGCGCGGACTTTGTCTCGCGGTCGGCCACCCGCCCGTGCGACCAGCCGTTCCGCTCCGCCACGCTGCAGCAGCTCGAAGACAGGCTGCGGGACGAGGGCTTCAACGACTACACCTTCGTGCACGACGGCTACTACCTGTACGCCTACAAGTGCTCCGAGGGCTTCTACCACCACACGCGGTCGATCCTGTCGTCCATGCTGTCCGGCGTGGTGACCCAGCTCCGCGACTGGGGCCTTGAGGTCGAGCGCCCGAAGACGCCGCTGGTGGTGGTGATCTTCCCCGACCGCAAGTCGTTCGACGCCCACGACCGCATGCCGGCGGAGGTCGCGGCGTACTACAGCGCGCTGAGCAACTGGGTCTACCTGTACGAGGACACCCGCCTGTGGGACGCGGCGCCGGAGTTCGCCATGAAGCAGTTTGCGTACACCGTCGCGCACGAGGGCATCCACCAGGTACTGCACAACACGGGCATCCAGCAGCGGCTCTCCCGCTGGCCGGCCTGGGTCAGCGAGGGCCTGCCGGAGTACTTCAGCCCGCTGAACGTCAGCAGCAAGGTGGTGCGGCAGGGTAAGAGCGAGATGCCCGAGCGGGTGCTCCGCTGGCAGGGCCCCGGCCGGGTGAACGACATCCGCATGCACGAGCTTATCGGCGGCGACTCCGGCGGCAGCGGCCGGCTGGTCAAAGAGGCGGTCAGCTACCAGAACCTCACCTCCTACGGCTATGCCATCAGCTGGGGCCTCGTCCACTACCTCGCCAGCCGCGAGACCGACGCCTTCGCCGCGTACCTCCGCGACCTGGCCGAGACGCCGCCGCTGCAGGGCGACCACAACCAGCGGTCCGGGCCGGACCCGCTGTTCGTCAAGCACTTTGGCGAGGACTTCGAGTCGGTGGAGAACCGCGTCAAGCGGCACCTCACCGGCTCCAAGATCCAGAAGCAGTACAAGGACCCGATCGAGAACCAGACCTACTACGTGATCAAGCGGATCTACAAGAAGCAGCGGACCTTCTACACCACCGTGGTGCTGACCCGCTCGCCCGACGCGGCCCGCAACTGGCGCGACAAGGAGATGAAGCGGATGGAGGAGATCGGCGAGGAGGCCGCCTTCTACACCATCATCTGCGACAACGCCGACGAGGCGCGGTACCAGATCCGCAAGCTGTCGCAGTAG
- a CDS encoding methyltransferase family protein, translating to MRTESPEVGGHRYFWAGSLLQCAVAVWLVAAVSRREELRYLAPYLAVMMGFTLFDRVLRRHHPSVLRELMRPGVSLTDKLTFVGGGLLLTTHFVVGVADASYFHWSGVTPSWVRVVGLAVMIAGFGLAAWAMLLNPFFSPVVRVQRERRHRVITAGPYRWVRHPSYLGLSVGAVASAFALGSYWSLIPALAFVALYARRAQFEDRVLSEELAGFSRYATRVRYRLAPGLW from the coding sequence GTGCGAACCGAATCTCCCGAGGTTGGAGGCCACCGCTACTTCTGGGCGGGGTCGCTCCTGCAGTGCGCCGTGGCGGTCTGGCTGGTGGCGGCGGTGTCACGCCGCGAAGAGCTCAGGTACCTGGCGCCCTACCTGGCGGTGATGATGGGGTTCACGTTGTTCGACCGCGTGCTGCGGCGCCACCACCCCAGCGTGCTGCGCGAGCTGATGCGGCCCGGCGTGTCGCTGACGGACAAGCTCACCTTTGTCGGCGGCGGCCTGCTGCTGACAACGCACTTCGTGGTTGGCGTGGCGGACGCGAGCTACTTCCACTGGTCGGGCGTGACGCCTAGTTGGGTGAGAGTCGTTGGCCTGGCCGTGATGATCGCCGGCTTTGGCCTAGCCGCCTGGGCGATGCTGCTCAACCCGTTCTTCTCGCCGGTGGTGCGGGTGCAGCGGGAACGCAGGCACCGCGTGATCACCGCGGGCCCCTACCGCTGGGTGCGGCACCCGTCGTACCTGGGGTTGAGCGTGGGCGCCGTGGCCAGTGCGTTCGCGTTGGGGTCGTACTGGTCGCTCATCCCGGCGTTGGCGTTCGTCGCGCTTTACGCCCGGCGGGCCCAGTTCGAGGACCGCGTGCTGAGCGAAGAGCTGGCCGGCTTCAGCCGCTACGCAACGCGGGTCCGCTACCGGCTGGCGCCCGGTCTCTGGTAG
- a CDS encoding trans-sulfuration enzyme family protein, whose translation MKFRTRAIHHGQEKDPQTGAVTPPVYLSSTFVQHEAGKWRQFDYSRSGNPTRTALETTVASLEGCGEGGALAFASGMAAIHCVTGLLKSGDHVLAGSDIYGGAYRLFHKVMNRAGIEITLADATDPAAFAKAFRPNTKLVWVESPGNPRMTICDYAAVAELAHQHGALMGCDNTFATPVLCRPLELGVDIVMHSATKYYGGHGDVLGGLLAVQDKALRDELYFLQNSTGAVLGPMDCFLVSRGIKTMELRVLEQCRTALKLAQWLDGHEQVERVLYPGLPGHPGHEVAKRQMQGGFGAMLSLELKGGYEAAQRMVGATKLFQLAVSLGGVESLIEQPASMSHASYDAADRAKHGITDGLIRLSVGLEDADDLQADLQQAMDAALAG comes from the coding sequence ATGAAGTTCCGCACCCGCGCCATCCACCACGGGCAAGAGAAGGACCCCCAGACCGGGGCCGTGACGCCGCCGGTCTATCTGTCGTCGACCTTCGTGCAGCACGAAGCGGGCAAGTGGCGCCAGTTCGACTACTCGCGGAGCGGCAACCCGACCCGCACCGCGCTGGAGACCACGGTCGCGTCGCTCGAGGGCTGCGGCGAAGGGGGCGCCCTGGCGTTCGCCAGCGGCATGGCCGCCATCCACTGTGTCACCGGGCTGCTTAAGTCGGGCGACCACGTGCTGGCGGGCAGCGACATTTACGGCGGCGCCTACCGGCTGTTCCACAAAGTGATGAACCGCGCGGGCATTGAGATCACGCTGGCGGACGCGACCGACCCGGCCGCCTTCGCCAAGGCGTTCCGCCCGAACACGAAGCTCGTGTGGGTCGAATCGCCCGGCAACCCGCGGATGACGATCTGCGACTACGCCGCCGTGGCCGAGCTGGCGCACCAGCACGGCGCGCTGATGGGGTGCGACAACACGTTCGCCACGCCGGTGCTCTGCCGTCCGCTGGAGCTCGGCGTGGACATCGTGATGCACTCGGCCACCAAGTACTACGGCGGCCACGGCGACGTGCTGGGCGGGCTGCTGGCCGTGCAGGATAAGGCGTTGCGTGATGAACTCTACTTCCTGCAGAACTCCACCGGCGCCGTGCTGGGACCGATGGACTGCTTCCTGGTGTCCCGCGGCATCAAGACCATGGAGCTCCGCGTGCTGGAGCAGTGCCGCACCGCGCTGAAGCTCGCCCAGTGGCTCGACGGCCACGAGCAGGTCGAACGCGTGCTCTACCCGGGCCTGCCGGGGCACCCCGGACACGAGGTCGCCAAGCGGCAGATGCAGGGCGGGTTCGGCGCCATGCTCTCGCTCGAGTTGAAGGGGGGCTACGAAGCGGCCCAGCGGATGGTGGGGGCGACCAAGCTGTTCCAGCTGGCGGTGAGCCTGGGCGGCGTCGAGTCGCTGATCGAGCAGCCGGCCAGCATGTCGCACGCCAGCTACGACGCGGCCGACCGCGCCAAGCACGGCATCACCGACGGCCTGATCCGGCTGAGCGTCGGTCTGGAAGACGCCGACGACCTGCAGGCCGACCTGCAGCAGGCGATGGACGCCGCGTTGGCAGGCTAA
- a CDS encoding sugar phosphate isomerase/epimerase family protein, which produces MQLGFVSGVLNDLGFDEVMALAAREGFDCVEVMCWPPDGPDKKFGSVTHLDLTNLTPAMADDILGVCDRHGVSISALGFYSVPLSADREQAEAAIAYLHTLIDAAPLLRQTLINTFVGADYRLSMDENLKLYEQVWPDIVRHAEDQGVRIGIENCPVLNRNTWPFGVNLAHSPAVWRRMFDAIPSASLGLNYDPSHMAMQLMDPIAPLREFADRVLHVHAKDMRVDPDRLNDVGSLALPMDRSAAKIPGRGDIDWAALVATLCETGYGGAVCVECEDADFGGPLPRRTQGLRIARDTLRPLIPNTGLRG; this is translated from the coding sequence ATGCAGCTTGGCTTCGTATCCGGCGTGCTGAACGACCTCGGCTTCGACGAGGTGATGGCTTTGGCCGCGCGCGAAGGCTTCGACTGCGTCGAGGTGATGTGCTGGCCCCCGGACGGGCCGGACAAGAAGTTCGGCAGCGTCACGCACCTGGACCTGACCAACCTGACGCCGGCCATGGCCGACGACATCCTCGGCGTGTGCGACCGCCACGGGGTCAGCATCTCAGCATTGGGGTTCTACTCGGTGCCGCTCTCCGCGGACCGCGAGCAGGCCGAAGCGGCAATCGCGTACCTGCACACGCTGATCGACGCCGCGCCGCTCCTGCGGCAGACGCTCATCAACACGTTCGTCGGCGCTGATTACCGGCTATCGATGGACGAGAACCTCAAGCTCTACGAGCAGGTCTGGCCCGACATCGTCCGCCACGCGGAGGACCAGGGCGTGCGGATCGGCATTGAGAACTGCCCGGTGCTCAACCGAAACACGTGGCCGTTCGGCGTGAACCTGGCGCACTCGCCGGCCGTCTGGCGGCGGATGTTCGACGCGATCCCGTCCGCCAGCCTGGGGCTGAACTACGACCCCTCGCACATGGCGATGCAGCTGATGGACCCGATCGCACCTCTGCGCGAATTCGCGGACCGTGTGCTGCACGTGCACGCCAAGGACATGCGGGTCGATCCCGACCGGCTGAACGACGTCGGCTCGCTCGCGCTGCCAATGGACCGCAGCGCCGCCAAGATCCCCGGCCGGGGGGACATCGACTGGGCGGCGCTCGTTGCCACCCTGTGCGAAACCGGCTACGGGGGCGCGGTTTGCGTCGAATGTGAAGACGCCGATTTCGGCGGACCGCTGCCGCGACGCACCCAGGGCCTGCGGATTGCCCGGGACACGCTGCGGCCGCTGATACCCAACACCGGGCTGCGCGGTTGA
- a CDS encoding CHAD domain-containing protein — protein MAKFDKWLDGLPADATVADAARIAVATRSAEVVARLPLAAQGMDQDPEHVHQLRVAARRTAAALKIFRRTLPEKQADRLKWSLRIARRAAGPARDLDVFLMRLQQEQALPGLQGRLYAQREVVQSDLQRACDKLKGGKKVARQAEKLVRRIPAGYNRARRLGKRPFAPWAGKTLRREASRFLDAAPGVDAEIEELHRFRIAAKRLRYSLEVLTLGITRDESEEAYAQLRDLQNHLGDVNDSASLLAWLKRALKDTSRSERDALNEMLRNEKRRLRRESEAVLEWWDPDRARRLAALLGAEDKQA, from the coding sequence ATGGCCAAGTTCGACAAGTGGCTGGACGGCCTGCCTGCTGACGCGACGGTCGCCGACGCGGCCCGCATCGCGGTCGCGACGCGCTCGGCCGAGGTTGTCGCCCGGCTCCCGTTGGCGGCGCAGGGGATGGACCAGGACCCCGAGCACGTGCACCAGCTGCGGGTCGCTGCGCGGCGCACCGCGGCGGCGCTGAAGATCTTCCGGCGGACGCTCCCGGAGAAGCAGGCCGACCGGCTGAAGTGGTCGTTGCGGATCGCCCGCCGCGCCGCAGGACCGGCCCGTGACCTCGACGTGTTCCTCATGCGGCTGCAACAGGAGCAGGCGTTGCCGGGGCTGCAGGGCAGGTTGTACGCCCAACGCGAGGTGGTGCAGTCCGACCTGCAGCGTGCTTGCGACAAGCTCAAGGGGGGCAAGAAGGTCGCCCGGCAGGCGGAGAAGCTCGTCCGCCGGATCCCGGCCGGGTACAATCGGGCGCGACGGCTTGGCAAGCGGCCGTTCGCCCCCTGGGCGGGCAAGACGCTCCGCCGCGAGGCGTCGCGGTTCCTGGACGCCGCGCCCGGCGTGGACGCGGAGATCGAAGAGCTGCACCGGTTCCGCATTGCCGCCAAGCGGCTGCGGTACTCGCTCGAGGTGCTCACGCTGGGTATCACCCGCGACGAGAGCGAGGAGGCCTACGCCCAGCTGCGGGACCTGCAGAACCACCTCGGCGACGTGAACGACAGCGCCTCACTGCTCGCGTGGCTGAAGCGGGCGTTGAAAGACACCTCGCGCAGCGAGCGAGACGCGCTCAACGAAATGCTGCGTAACGAGAAACGCCGGTTGCGGCGCGAGTCGGAGGCCGTTCTCGAATGGTGGGACCCCGACCGGGCCCGCCGGCTGGCGGCGTTGCTGGGCGCCGAGGATAAGCAAGCTTAG
- the aat gene encoding leucyl/phenylalanyl-tRNA--protein transferase gives MNPQAPSIFPPVHEAGPEGLIAIGGRLEPEWLLDAYRHGIFPWPDDDHSPLLWWSPDPRAVIELDGLYVSRRLRRRLRSGRFRVTLNQAFAEVMHGCATAPDRKGGTWITPQMRAAYTRMHELGHAHSIDVWLENRLVGGVYGVAIGAAFAAESMFHLETDASKVALASLVSHLAARGFELLDIQQWTEHTGSMGAVEVPREAFLRRLANAIDKPVTMGERLEGRPAETPPATTAD, from the coding sequence ATGAACCCGCAGGCGCCCAGCATCTTCCCCCCGGTACACGAGGCCGGCCCCGAGGGCCTGATCGCGATTGGCGGTCGGCTGGAGCCGGAGTGGCTGCTGGACGCCTACCGCCACGGCATCTTCCCCTGGCCCGACGACGACCACTCGCCGCTGCTGTGGTGGTCGCCCGACCCCCGCGCCGTTATCGAACTCGACGGGCTGTACGTTTCGCGGCGCCTGCGGCGGCGGCTTCGCTCGGGGCGGTTCCGTGTGACCCTCAACCAGGCGTTCGCCGAGGTGATGCACGGCTGCGCCACGGCGCCCGACCGTAAGGGGGGCACGTGGATCACACCGCAGATGCGGGCGGCGTACACCCGGATGCACGAACTGGGACACGCCCACAGCATCGACGTGTGGCTCGAGAACCGCCTGGTGGGCGGGGTGTACGGGGTCGCGATCGGCGCCGCGTTCGCCGCCGAGTCGATGTTCCACCTGGAGACCGACGCCTCGAAGGTCGCGCTCGCGAGCCTGGTGAGCCACCTCGCCGCCCGCGGGTTTGAGCTGCTGGACATCCAACAGTGGACCGAGCACACCGGCAGCATGGGCGCGGTGGAGGTCCCACGGGAAGCGTTTCTGCGAAGGTTGGCCAACGCGATCGACAAGCCGGTCACGATGGGCGAGCGGCTGGAAGGACGCCCGGCGGAAACGCCGCCGGCCACCACTGCCGACTAA
- a CDS encoding ATP dependent DNA ligase, whose translation MSETLDSLPGFDGGAIELEEAPVGPVCEKCEAALPDGKLSACPSCGWYASLGIHVDIAPEWEQACNGQAPATPAKSHAEVWATLIPAWGWKLIGTTLAVIAASVAVRIYTADDQTLRTIWAVCQLLIGASLLAACHLLAFFMAASADPDMGVMDLVVSPLKGWFKIFRKLPERFWVVNSANVTLTATVCSALVIGGLPYEAIWDWGFKQPAKKNLLGAIADKAGGKDNGMDMEEAMESFADNAAVNGALPDRGDGLGQAQGPPERQTIDALIVGYELAQDGSIDRLLLATEFNGKLYYAGRVRPSFTEDEALEFPAKLAAAYSPRPFITVPGSATWVKPRFTCRVTYSRRVESGMLQGIIWEDLLGEVKTAW comes from the coding sequence ATGTCGGAAACCCTAGACAGCCTGCCCGGCTTTGACGGCGGCGCCATCGAACTAGAAGAGGCGCCGGTCGGACCGGTCTGCGAGAAGTGCGAAGCCGCTCTGCCCGACGGCAAGCTGTCGGCCTGCCCGTCGTGCGGCTGGTACGCTTCGCTGGGGATCCACGTGGACATTGCTCCGGAATGGGAACAAGCCTGCAACGGCCAGGCGCCAGCCACGCCGGCCAAGTCGCACGCCGAGGTGTGGGCGACGCTCATCCCCGCGTGGGGCTGGAAGCTCATCGGCACCACGCTCGCGGTCATCGCGGCCAGCGTCGCGGTGAGGATCTACACGGCCGATGACCAAACCCTCCGCACCATCTGGGCCGTATGCCAGCTGCTGATCGGCGCCAGCCTGCTCGCGGCGTGCCACCTGCTGGCGTTCTTCATGGCCGCCTCGGCCGACCCCGACATGGGGGTGATGGACCTGGTGGTCAGCCCGCTGAAGGGCTGGTTCAAGATCTTCCGCAAGCTGCCCGAGCGGTTCTGGGTGGTCAACTCGGCCAACGTCACGCTGACCGCCACGGTCTGCTCCGCCCTCGTGATCGGCGGACTGCCGTACGAGGCGATCTGGGACTGGGGCTTCAAGCAGCCCGCCAAGAAGAACCTGCTGGGCGCGATCGCCGACAAGGCGGGCGGAAAGGACAACGGCATGGACATGGAAGAGGCCATGGAGTCGTTCGCCGACAACGCGGCGGTCAACGGCGCCCTGCCCGACCGCGGCGACGGGCTTGGCCAGGCCCAGGGCCCACCCGAGCGGCAGACCATCGACGCGCTGATCGTCGGCTACGAGCTGGCACAGGACGGGTCGATCGACCGGCTGCTGCTGGCCACCGAATTCAACGGCAAGCTGTACTACGCCGGCCGCGTCCGTCCGTCGTTCACGGAGGACGAGGCCCTGGAGTTCCCGGCCAAGCTGGCGGCCGCCTACTCGCCCCGCCCGTTCATCACGGTGCCCGGCTCGGCGACCTGGGTCAAGCCGCGGTTCACCTGCCGCGTGACCTACTCGCGACGCGTCGAGTCAGGCATGCTGCAGGGGATCATCTGGGAAGACCTGCTCGGCGAGGTGAAGACCGCCTGGTAG
- a CDS encoding S1C family serine protease: protein MSHTPPEEAPLASSADPAAPSAAEPVADLDRQMFDKPNLQLRDPDPYAFANRIWRLTLVFVVLSAVAAGPYLWGQFQYSGRYNTLIAEHDAADEILGDLRPRLEDFALASRMVAKKVGPSVVNIYRPHFRGTDGQGSGVIMDEEGYILTNFHVVEDAKGLRVQLDDGRDVEAAVFGFDRATDLAVLKINADNLVAASWGDSDLLDLGDLVWAMGSPFGLSRSITFGIVSAKHRSSSSGIVTASVYQEYLQTDVAVNPGNSGGPLVDLEGRVVGINTAILGPTYQGVSFAIPSALAREKYEQLRDKGYIERGYLGVQPSTVPERVRRELALDQGKGVLIADVVADGPAGIAGIRRRDVILRWNDHEATDPTVLSRTIANTEIGSTATVLVKRKERGEVVEKRLNVEVGLKPYAEEAPAQLD, encoded by the coding sequence ATGTCTCACACGCCACCCGAGGAGGCCCCCCTGGCTTCCTCTGCGGACCCCGCGGCGCCCTCCGCCGCCGAGCCAGTCGCGGACCTCGACCGGCAGATGTTCGACAAGCCCAATCTGCAGCTGCGCGACCCGGACCCGTACGCGTTCGCCAACCGCATCTGGCGGCTGACGCTGGTGTTTGTGGTGCTGAGCGCCGTGGCCGCCGGCCCCTACCTGTGGGGCCAGTTCCAGTACTCGGGCCGCTACAACACCCTCATCGCCGAGCACGACGCGGCCGACGAGATCCTGGGCGACCTCCGGCCCCGGCTGGAAGATTTTGCGCTCGCCTCGCGGATGGTCGCCAAGAAGGTTGGACCGTCGGTGGTCAACATCTACCGCCCCCACTTCCGCGGCACCGACGGGCAGGGCTCGGGCGTGATCATGGACGAGGAGGGCTACATCCTCACCAACTTCCACGTGGTCGAGGACGCCAAGGGCCTGCGCGTCCAGCTGGATGACGGCCGCGACGTGGAGGCCGCCGTGTTCGGTTTCGACCGCGCCACCGACCTGGCCGTGCTCAAGATCAACGCCGACAACCTGGTCGCCGCCAGCTGGGGCGACAGCGACCTGCTCGACTTGGGCGACCTGGTCTGGGCGATGGGCAGCCCGTTCGGGCTGAGCCGCAGCATCACGTTCGGCATTGTCAGCGCCAAGCACCGCAGCAGCTCGAGCGGCATCGTGACCGCCAGCGTGTACCAGGAGTACCTGCAGACGGACGTCGCGGTGAACCCGGGCAACAGCGGCGGGCCGCTGGTGGACCTCGAGGGCCGCGTCGTGGGGATCAACACGGCGATCCTCGGACCGACCTACCAGGGCGTCAGCTTCGCCATCCCGTCGGCGCTGGCCCGCGAGAAGTACGAGCAACTCCGCGACAAGGGCTACATCGAGCGCGGCTACCTGGGCGTGCAGCCCAGCACCGTGCCAGAGCGGGTCCGCCGCGAGCTGGCGCTCGATCAGGGCAAGGGCGTGCTGATCGCCGACGTGGTGGCCGACGGGCCGGCCGGCATCGCCGGCATCCGCCGGCGGGACGTGATCCTCCGCTGGAACGACCACGAGGCGACCGACCCGACCGTGCTCAGCCGCACGATCGCCAACACCGAGATCGGCTCGACCGCCACCGTGCTGGTAAAACGCAAGGAACGCGGCGAGGTCGTCGAAAAACGGCTAAACGTCGAGGTCGGTTTGAAGCCGTACGCCGAAGAGGCCCCGGCCCAGCTCGACTGA
- the dnaG gene encoding DNA primase — translation MSSASPLDAKEIVRQSVDIVDLVGESYELRRQGRNYVCRCPWHDDTKPSLTVNQERQSWRCWVCDIGGDIFSFVMKRDGIGFREALELLADRAGVSLAPAHGRPAKPGGPGDKKTLYEAVAYAEQRFHRCLLESPDAAPARDYLAGRGISRESIERHRIGFAPDSWDWLKNQASAQGFSQAVLARVGLVRERDGGGCYDFFRGRVIFPIHDLQSRPIAFGGRILPQLADKGGGKYVNSPETPLYSKSNQLYALHLARESVQREGQIAVMEGYTDVVMAHQHGLANAVACCGTALVESHLKLIQRFTDSVALVLDGDDAGQRRASEVLELFVTNQVDLRILTLPENLDPCDFIATPKEGPKDGYGVEAFRELLRQAPDALQHKLNTATNGLVSPLNTHAATRAAEDVLATLAKVPTDGLAGGASMLREQSLLSSLANRLRMPQEPLRARLAVLRREHAAKPLVRKPLASSPAPQPTAPRPATPADIDPNAALLDSAYEELEDPGFPGESADPIAPEAAPSNLPVKLTTHDGELLELMLLDAECARRIAESIAVDALESSTGRALFLACRDALEVEGQVDFHWMLGTLSDERLKGALVAIDEEAQAKREGDLPQRLTDLLARHARLAQQAMRSQQKAAIAQRSLTETEELETLNNIFANLKNRQTGSLPTEG, via the coding sequence ATGAGTAGCGCCAGCCCCCTCGACGCCAAGGAGATTGTCCGCCAATCGGTCGACATCGTCGACCTGGTGGGCGAGTCGTACGAGCTCCGCCGGCAGGGCCGCAACTACGTCTGCCGCTGCCCCTGGCACGACGACACCAAGCCCAGCCTAACCGTGAACCAGGAGCGGCAGAGCTGGCGCTGCTGGGTCTGCGACATCGGCGGCGACATCTTTAGCTTCGTCATGAAGCGTGACGGCATCGGCTTCCGCGAGGCGCTCGAACTGCTGGCCGACCGAGCCGGGGTCAGCCTGGCGCCCGCCCACGGCCGCCCCGCCAAACCGGGGGGCCCGGGCGACAAGAAGACGCTGTACGAGGCCGTGGCCTACGCGGAGCAGCGGTTCCACCGCTGCCTGCTGGAGAGCCCCGACGCGGCGCCCGCCCGCGACTACCTGGCCGGCCGCGGCATCAGCCGCGAGAGCATCGAACGGCACCGCATCGGCTTCGCGCCCGACAGCTGGGACTGGCTCAAGAACCAGGCGTCGGCGCAGGGGTTCTCGCAGGCGGTGCTGGCGCGGGTGGGTCTGGTGCGCGAGCGGGACGGCGGCGGCTGCTACGACTTCTTCCGCGGCCGGGTGATCTTCCCGATCCACGACCTGCAGTCCCGTCCGATCGCATTCGGCGGGCGGATCCTGCCGCAGCTAGCGGACAAGGGGGGCGGCAAGTACGTCAACTCGCCCGAAACCCCGCTCTACTCCAAGAGCAACCAACTGTACGCGCTGCACCTGGCCCGCGAGTCGGTGCAGCGGGAGGGGCAGATCGCCGTTATGGAGGGCTACACGGACGTCGTGATGGCCCACCAGCACGGCCTAGCGAACGCGGTGGCGTGCTGCGGCACGGCCCTGGTCGAGTCGCACCTGAAGCTGATCCAACGGTTCACCGACAGCGTCGCGCTGGTGCTCGACGGCGACGACGCCGGGCAGCGGCGTGCTAGCGAGGTCCTTGAACTGTTTGTCACAAATCAGGTTGATTTGCGGATTCTGACCTTGCCTGAAAACCTCGATCCATGTGATTTTATTGCTACGCCTAAGGAAGGGCCCAAGGATGGGTACGGCGTTGAGGCGTTCCGCGAGCTGCTCCGGCAGGCCCCGGACGCCCTGCAACACAAACTCAATACAGCGACCAACGGATTGGTTTCTCCCCTCAACACGCACGCCGCGACGCGCGCTGCAGAAGACGTCTTGGCCACGCTGGCCAAGGTCCCCACCGACGGCCTGGCCGGCGGTGCGTCGATGCTCCGCGAGCAGTCGCTGCTCAGCAGCCTGGCCAACCGCCTGCGGATGCCGCAGGAGCCGCTGCGGGCCCGCCTGGCGGTGCTGCGTCGGGAGCACGCCGCCAAGCCGCTGGTCCGCAAGCCGTTGGCCAGCAGCCCGGCGCCGCAGCCGACCGCCCCTCGGCCCGCCACGCCGGCCGACATCGACCCGAACGCGGCGCTGCTCGACTCCGCGTACGAAGAGCTCGAGGACCCCGGCTTCCCCGGCGAGTCGGCCGACCCGATCGCCCCCGAGGCGGCGCCCAGCAACCTGCCTGTCAAGCTGACCACCCACGACGGCGAGCTGCTGGAGCTGATGCTGCTGGATGCCGAGTGCGCCCGCCGCATCGCCGAATCGATCGCGGTCGACGCGCTCGAGTCTTCCACCGGCCGGGCGTTGTTCCTGGCCTGCCGCGACGCGCTGGAGGTCGAGGGCCAGGTCGACTTCCACTGGATGCTCGGCACGCTCTCGGACGAGCGACTCAAGGGCGCGCTGGTAGCCATCGATGAGGAGGCCCAGGCCAAACGCGAGGGCGACCTGCCCCAGCGGCTGACCGACCTGCTGGCCCGCCACGCGCGGCTCGCCCAGCAGGCCATGCGTTCACAACAGAAAGCGGCGATCGCGCAGCGGTCGCTCACCGAAACCGAGGAACTGGAGACCCTCAACAACATCTTTGCGAACCTCAAGAACCGGCAGACGGGGTCCTTGCCCACGGAAGGGTAG